The DNA segment ataagtgacgggtcaaattttGACCCGTTAACAATGATCTTATTGGTGATAGGTTCGGGATGATAGGTACGGGACCCATCATCcttgtccatttttcacgtagtgggtAGCCATGGGGCGGGGGAAGCAGTGGAGCTGGTCGGGCAAGGGGAATCGGTAGAGCTCGTGATGGTAAGCGAGATGCGGATGGGCGCTAGGTCGCATCTGGAGGTGCCTCCATTGGGGGTTGCACTGCATTTGGGAGGTGAGCTCGATCGGCCTGAAATGTGCGGCGGCGCGGTCGCGTGCGGGAAGGAGGTGCGGGAAGGAGCGGGCGTTTGATTCGGAGCAGGCTGGTTCGGTCAGGATGGTGTGGGCGGGGGAAGTTTCTCCGATGGAAGCAAATTATAAAAGAATTTCGTGTGATCCTAATCTAACTATACATGCTCTAATCTAACGGTTGGGCTAAAGAGCACATAGAGAGGAGACACATGTATCATAGAGAATGAGGTCTATCGTAGAATCTGATCCTGTAGAATTTGCTTCCTCGCTCGATCTGATTGCTGGTTCAATCGGGTGGCTTGGTTGTGTAAAAATGTCGCAGAATAATTATtatacatcatatatatatatatatatatatatatatatatataaagtttCAATGTGGTGTTACGTTCACTTAGCTTAATTACAATTGTTACATTTTGCCATGATGATAATTAGGtctattgtaattttttttaatggcgCCTCCCAAGTCTTTTTGGAGATCATAGGGTGCGGGACTAGAGATCGAATCCTCACCGGCTCACTCCACCTTGTAGGTTTTGTCACTAGCTACGAGCCCATCCACAGGACTATTGGAATTTTGCTGTGTCCGAATATATAACAAGTATAGCCCATTCAACCAAATTACGGGAATATGTTTAATTCGTATTCATTTTAGTTCGTCAGAACCCACAACCTAATTAAAATAATTCGATTTGTATGTGTATTCATATCTGCCTTAAAAATATGGACACGGATGTGGTATGACACTCTGTTTGAATCGTATTCGAGCCACATAACAGTTGTATTTTTACAAACAAAACTCACGTTCCGATTTAGTGATAGATAGATACGATCTATTTGGCCTGCACACATTTTTGACAAAAAATCTACAAATTATTTATTATTCTCATATGATAAATTTAAACCCCTTTGTATAACAATAACCAAGGAATAAATTCTGACTAATTAATCCTAGTTTGACATCTATTTTGGACCGCAAACAGTATACTATAcatatttataaacatatatgtgTAGCTCTGGAGTGTAGCTAAAGCTGTATGTATGTGCAGTACAAGTTCACAAGAAGGCACCTAGAGAGAGATCTCGACACTCAACAGTAACAATAGCTAGATAGCTCAACATCTTCCACATACACATACAGTTGTCTCCTCGTTGCCATGGCAACCtcgcgaggaggaggacaagacGACGACCACCCCTCCATCCTACacagcggcgacggcgacggtggcggaggggacgccggcgacggcgacggacCGAGGCAGGTGTGGGTGCCGGGGCCGGTGATCGTGGGCGCGGGCCCGTCGGGGCTGGCGACGGCAGCGTGCCTCAAGGCACGCGGCGTGCCGTCGCTGGTGCTGGAGAAGGACGCGTGCGTGGCGGCGTTGTGGCGGCATCGCACGTACGAGCGGCTCCGGCTGCACTTGCCGCGGTGCTTCTGCGAGCTCCCGCTCGCGCCGTTCCCGCCGGGCACGCCGGCGTACCCGACCAGGAACCAGTTCATCGCCTACCTCGACGCCTACGCTCGCGCCTTCGGCATTGAGCCCCGCCTCGGCGCGCGCGTCCGCAGCGCCGCCTACGACGCCACCATTGGGTTCTGGAGGGTCACCGTCGACGTCgacggcgaggcggcggcgacagAGTTCGTGTCGCGATGGCTCGTGGTGGCCACCGGCGAGAATGCGGAGCCGGCGTGGCCGGAGGGCGTGGAGGGGATGGACAGCTACCGCGGCGCGGTCATGCACACGAGCAGCTACAAGAAGGGGCACGAGTtcaggggcaagaaggtgctcgTCGTCGGCTGCGGCAACTCTGGCATGGAGGTCAGCCTCGACCTCTGCAACAATGGAGCCAGGCCCTCCATGGTTGTCAGGGACAAGGTAAGTACGTAGTCTGACGTGTCGCTGTTCACATGATCACATCATGCATTTACTTGCCAAGTAGTTAAGTGACAAATCACAAATCATAACAGATTGGACATCAGTTTAAAGAAAATCCAGTTTTGCCATGGTGAGCAAACAATACTAGCAGTAACAAAATCCAGTTTTTGTCCCTTTCTTATTCGGTTATTACCAATTTACCATGCACGAATGTGTACTCCCTGCAGTCAAGAAATAAGTGATGTTTTAGGATGTATGCATTtagaatatatatttgtatgtgttTATATTGATTATATGAAACGGTATGCATAATAGACTCGATGTCATCATAATAGACAATGCCCATATCATCAAAGCAATAGAATTCAGCTTGTAATTATGTGCCAATTCTCTTAAGTGGTCAATTCTGTAGTGCGCCACGTATGTTTCCTTCCTTTTTGTCCCCCTCTCGACAGATTGTTGTCATTTTCACAAGCAAAGTAATAgtaattcaagaaattcacaaTGACCAATACGAGTATATATTTAATAGATTGTTGAAGTACTAAGGATTCTGGATCTTCAGTTTCCtcgcaattttttttcttcaattcgaTCAACGGTGTATAGCATACATTGTGCCACTTGTGACATTCTGTTACATAAATTTTATTAGTACATGAAATTTTATTATTCCGAAATATATTGGTTCTTGTGTAGTATATGTTGGCTACTTGTAACCTGCTGTTTACACAGAAATATATACTGATGTGGTGCTACAGTGACCAATACATCTTCCTTTCCTTATCTTGCATACCTGTCCGAGAGACAGGGAAAGAGCAACCAAAACAAGAAAAGtgacaggaaaaaaaataaatcagaaccTGAGAACCCTCGAGAATACATACATTTTGTCTGCGTACAAGTGGTATcgtatttttttcccaaaagaCAAGAAAATAGAATTGGTAGTGTTGAACATATCATAGAGTTTGCTAACTATATAATGGTTCGAGAAATATTTCAGCAGTAGTAATTCATGTGAAACTGTctaatactccctccagtctAAAATATATGAAGATAGTTTGCAAATGGATGCCGTTTAGAGTTTTGGAGGCAATATTTTTGAACAAATGCTGCTACTATATATCTATTTTCTTAGTGGTAGTGATGTTAGAGAGGTACTACCTAGTTTGTTTTACTTCTTATTCTGGTTATTGACACAGTCTCCAATATATGTTTCTGATCATTACTTTTCGTAACCATCttttatgaaaaaataattaaaattataatcAATTGAAAGTGtttttcatgaaaaatcaaTTAATACCATTCTTATGTGACAAAGTTTTAATTCTTTCATGTATATCAGTGCTCAAATTTTACAAAGTATGAATGCACGCATATTTAAACAACATTTATTTGAAAGTGAAGAGAGACTAGTAATTTATGAGTAGGACCAATCTATACCAAGAACCAAACTGTGTTAATTAACGTTCCTTATGCTGCATCTATAGAGGTGAAGTTACTAATAAAGCAGACCGGCCGGAGGGAGTACTCACAAAGAAAACACAATTGTTAGAATATTTGTATTCTAAAAGTTAGGCATATAttgttttctttgaaaaagATTAGTTTACAACATATTAGGGTAAACATCCATCGGGAGGATAAACGGGCAGCATCAGCTGCTAGAGGagggattagactatagattgggAAGATAAAACATCGGAGAAGACATAGAAGGAGACTGAGAACTAGAtctattcttttttcttgattACAATGATGCATGGTTGCTCTTTTATATAGAGGGGGAATTACAATTCAAATCCAACTTCAAATCCTAATTTACCTAATTTATCTCTAGTTGAAATGGAAACTAATCAAACTATGTCTCCTAATTTAAATCAAATTTAACTTCTACCAAATTTATCTTTTAATTAAATGGCAAGCCTAGATTTCCTGCCATAACATAACTCGTGCTACAAGACCCGTGGTACTGTTCACACGAGTAAACAATAATTCTTGCACATGAACAGTAGCCTTTGCACGTAACACAGCAActatataataaaaattaacAAAACTCTTATACATATTTTTGAAATACAAACAGTAGGAATTGAGAAATTAATTGCATGATTTTGTGTCGTCTATGCGCCATACTTATATTTATTCTTATATATGCTGCTTCTTTTTTTTAGCTTCATGTGTTGCCCAGGAGATACTTAGGCATCTCCACATTTGGACTCTCGGTGTTCCTTCTCAGGTGGCTCCCGATAAAACAGGTTGATTGTTTGCTCCTCTTCTTCACAAGATTGATCCTTGGAGATACTGAAAAATATGGTCTCCCGCGGCCTATGATCGGCCCACTGCAAATCAAGAATTCAACCGGGAAAACACCAGTACTCGACATCGGAGCTCTAAGAAAGATCAAAGATGGTGAAATAAAGGTAAATGATCCTAATACTTCCCAAAAACTCGACGTAGGAATTTCATGAGACAAAAAATTAATATCCGCTCTTGCTGGAAATGGGTTTCCCACAGAGTTGCTGCATAGTACGTAGGAGTGATGCAGTACTCTAAATGGGACCTTATGTACTGCAAGGAATAAAAACTACGTAGATCTCGAAATGGAACAGAAGAGTCCTAGATTTGTATCACTTGTTAGTGTAGTCAATGATATATATGTTGTCCTAGCTAATGAATCTAGAGAGAGATTCCGTAGGTGGTCCCGGCAATCAACCGGTTCACAGAGAATGGGGTTGAGTTCATAGACGGCCACATAGAGGTCTTTGATGCCGTCATCTTCGCCACCGGGTACAAAAGTAATGTGTCTTCATGGCTCAAGGTATGTACATACCTACACATTCAATGGTCATGTATTATCTTTAAACAAACATGAATGAACTTTTGATAGTGGTATAATAGATCAATCATCAAAGTTAATCACATGCTCACTCACACATCTCTCTTATCCAGTAACAGAAAAAAATTAAGTGACAATTCATTGGAGAGCTTttttctagtattatatttagCTCTAAATTATGTGAAAAACTTAGGATTTGTTTGGCTATGCCTCGGGTTTATTCTAGCTTCTACAGAAGCTGGTTCAAGAGAAGCTGCTGTCAGCTACTTCTCTCTTGTACTAGTTCATTTTGTGCTCTAGAGCAGCTAGGCTTCTCCAGATCTGGGCTTCAAAGCTGAACCAAACGACACCTTAGAGACAATATGGATACAAATATACATGCCCTTGGCTAACCTTATACACCCGCGCATGTATGGCGAGCAATGCCTACTACAGAAAGGATCATCCGCACCCTCTGCACTGCCCGATCAAAAATAATTAGCAGTGATAACATATTACTGCCGGTTTGGGACCTCCAGGTGCACATAAAAGCCAAGCTAAtaagaaccaatagtgatagtgattaatATTACGCACATAAAAAGGTTGGTGTTACTAATTGGCAGTGATATTCAAATTCTCACTACCAGTTAAAAGACGTGCCTttaaaaaccggtagtgatatataAAAATCCGTATGATTTCATGTGTGCTCCTGCTCGGCTTCACGTGCCTGCCTGCTCGGCTTCTCCCAACACCTTTAAATGTTGCTTCTCTCACACTCGATCAActcacctctctctcactctttcTCCCCTTCCACAGCTactgctctcaccctcccatGCCTTCCTCTGACTCCGCTACCACTGTGCCACACGATGGATCCACCACCGCCGGCTCCATAgctgcctccaccgccgccttctctggggaggaggaggccccaTAGGTGCGGTCACCGGATGAGGCGTTGATGGCCTCGGATGCCAGTGAGTCGCCAGGCCCCCCACCTTCGACGAGGTGTGGGATTTCTTCGTCGACGAGCTGAAGGAGAAGAAGCCCTGGTTGAGCtcattggaggaggaggaggagaccggTGAGGACGACTTCGGTGTCACCAATGACGATGACGccgatgacgaggatgatgacgacaatGACGATGATGACTTCTTCTCCCGGATTGAGTATCATTAGGGTCAGTAGCTTAGTCGCGCGCATTTAGGGTTTTTGTGTGcgggggtttagggttttgcgAGTGACCGTGCATGATGTACGTTAGGTTTTGGTGTACAGTGGGATTATCATTGCTATAAACTCAAATATTATGGTTATTAGTAATATCAATCTCGGTTAAAATATTGCCTCAAtgcttaaatttttatttatttttttgtcttggattgagtatcactgctagttcatagttagaactgacaatgataagtATACAAATAATTAGAATAAGCTCAAGAACTGACAGTAACAGCTTGCATCACTGTAGGTTTTGTAACTGCggtggattatcactgccactTATTCACTCTCAGTTCAAAAACCAGTAGTAATGCAGTTtttgaaccagtagtgataaccTTTTCAATGTGACATCTTAGGGGTCCTAATGACACCTTAGGGACTAGGGACATTCCCATAACATATGTTTTGATATCAAGTTAATTCAATGTGCATGTGCATTTATATATGTAGTCCTTGTCAAATTAAGCTAGTGTCTAGATAGCaagcactactatagaatacaCGTTCATTGCTAGTTCTAAACTAGCTTTCACTACTAGTTTTGGAACTGACAATACGCAACAGGCAATGATAGTCATATTTCTATCGCTACCAACAGTTGTCCACCGGCAGTATTGGTATTTTTAGGAAACAAAAACAGAATCCTAGACGCTACTCGCTCGCTGGCACCCACTACTGCTCAAGCTCACCGGAGCCCCTCGCTTGCCACTCCACCGCCACGGGCTTGGCTGCCGCGCGCACTCCGCTCCACCGTCACACCCTTGGCCACCTTGCATAGAAAAATGCAATGACACAAAGGCCACCACCACAACACATAGTACTGCTATCGTCAAGGACAATGTCACGGCTACTGGTGCTGTCGAGGATGAGGGTGCAGCCACCAGAGACGCGGAGGAGTCCTTGAAGGCATCAAAGAAGAAGCTGGTGCAACAGGTAGGGCGGTGAGCTCTAGGAGCGGGTGGATCAGGACGAACCGCGGGCGCAGGGAGGCGCCAGCCACGGTGTCGAGGCAGGCACCTAGGACGAGGTTGGTAGGgagaccgaggaggaggaggatcccGCGAGGACATGGCGGCTGGAGGCGGTGGCAGAGAAGCCTCGTGGAGGACATGGTGGCAGGCCATGGCGTCGGATTTGGCCTCCCATGGAGGTCTCATCGCTGGATCCAGCCTCCCGTGTAAGCCTCACCGGATCGCCACGCTCCTCGACCCACATGCCATTATCACAGAGAAAGAGAGGGTGGCGGCCATGAGGAGTTTGCCGAGGATGAGGCTGGTGGGGAGACTGAGTTGGAGGAGGATCTCGCAAACATGGCGGTTGGCAGTGGGTAGTGGCTTGGGACCAAGAGGGATTGAGGagacgaagagagagagagagagagagagagagagagagagagagagagagagagagagagagagagagagagagagagagaagagacctTATCTCTTGCGTCGGGAGCCCGGGACTTGGAAAAAATCTCGGACCCGAGCTCGGTTTCGAGGAAAAGGCTGATTGAATAGAAATTTCAGGTCCGGCTCCTTCATCACTGCTGGTCCGTATTAAaaactatcattgccggtttttaatatgaaccggcagtgataacctaTTAGCACTGCCGGTTGTTTTCTAAAACTAGCAGTGGTACTGATTTTGTTAATGACCATAGCGATACAACTATTATTGTTAGTTTTTGATGATCCGACAGTGATGGGGCAAAATATATAGggttttttatagtagtgaagTTATGGGCAATGAAAATGATGCCAAGGGGACGACGCTATCCCCATGACGGTGACACGAAAACTTGATCATCAGGAAATTGACAATCAAGGGCAATGTTGATTGATGTGGAATTAATTTGCGCAACCTAATTTGGGGAGAAAATAATCAACTTTAGGCACCGATAAAAAGGAATAATGTACACAAAGTTATGGGCCATATATGTGCTTGTTTTTTTCAATATGGTCCTTCATATGATAGCTGCTAGTCTTGTACTTGATTTCCTTGTATCTATCTTCTTTACATCATTGCGCGTGTATACATATATGGACACTCATATGTACAACTGTTGATGTCATGCCAACACGTCAAAGTTTTGATCGTGCAAACAAGCTAGAGCAAATTAAGAATGGAGAGTGCACTGGCGGCTAGATGTTAATAATTAGCTTGCATATGTAGCTTTCATGCGCGTATTTTGTTTTCATTGCTCTGTGTAtttgtgtttgtgtttgtatcatTGTTGTTGTATGATCCTGGTCAAATAATGGAGCCCATTTCTACATGGGCGTTGGGCCATCTAACAGTGACCACTGTGCGAAAATAAGGGATAAAAAACACATTACTGTTAAGAAAATATTAAGTTAAGGTCTAATTTAGGTGGTCA comes from the Phragmites australis chromosome 22, lpPhrAust1.1, whole genome shotgun sequence genome and includes:
- the LOC133904547 gene encoding indole-3-pyruvate monooxygenase YUCCA1-like, which codes for MATSRGGGQDDDHPSILHSGDGDGGGGDAGDGDGPRQVWVPGPVIVGAGPSGLATAACLKARGVPSLVLEKDACVAALWRHRTYERLRLHLPRCFCELPLAPFPPGTPAYPTRNQFIAYLDAYARAFGIEPRLGARVRSAAYDATIGFWRVTVDVDGEAAATEFVSRWLVVATGENAEPAWPEGVEGMDSYRGAVMHTSSYKKGHEFRGKKVLVVGCGNSGMEVSLDLCNNGARPSMVVRDKLHVLPRRYLGISTFGLSVFLLRWLPIKQVDCLLLFFTRLILGDTEKYGLPRPMIGPLQIKNSTGKTPVLDIGALRKIKDGEIKVVPAINRFTENGVEFIDGHIEVFDAVIFATGYKSNVSSWLKEEELFSQVDGFPRKPFPHSWRGRNNLYAAGFTKRGLVGTSYDAIRIAEDIANQWTEVFASTTAAHRNSDQDA